Below is a window of Rodentibacter sp. JRC1 DNA.
AAAAATTTCATCAAGACTCCAATTTTATGTATGAAGTGGTTGATTTTTCTCAGCATCATGCGCGTGCAGTAGAAAAACTCTTCTTTATTGGTAAAACACCGGAAGATTTAGTGGGTGTTGAGCGATATTTACGTGAACATTTTGGTGATAGAACAACGATAGTTTATTCCGCATTAACGTGTTTAGAGGTTATGAATAAAGATGTTTCTAAAGGTAGCGCTTTAAAATATGTGTTAGCTCAACGAGATTATAATTTAGAAGATTGTATTGCTTTCGGAGATGGAATGAATGATGTGGAAATGTTAACGAATGTGGGAAAAGGTTGCATAATGGAGAATGCTGATATTCGTTTAAAGCAGGCCTGCCCATCGCTTGAACAAATTGGCTCAAATAAAGATGAAGCTGTCGCACAATATCTTAGAGACATTTTTGGAATAAAATAATGTGGCAATCATTATTATGTGTGGGGAGTGGGGCAATCCTTGGCGCATTAGGCCGCTGGGGATTAAGTCAATGGCTTAATCCTTTCTTTTCTTCCATCGCA
It encodes the following:
- a CDS encoding Cof-type HAD-IIB family hydrolase; the protein is MLKQPFRAVVSDLDGTLLNTNHMIGDFTIDTLNKLEQQGTDIILATGRNHTDVSSILGKIGAERAVMITSNGARARDLEGNLIYSNSLPEDVVFELYKTPFDDDRVCLNAYHDEGWFINRDVPVLKKFHQDSNFMYEVVDFSQHHARAVEKLFFIGKTPEDLVGVERYLREHFGDRTTIVYSALTCLEVMNKDVSKGSALKYVLAQRDYNLEDCIAFGDGMNDVEMLTNVGKGCIMENADIRLKQACPSLEQIGSNKDEAVAQYLRDIFGIK